The proteins below come from a single Deltaproteobacteria bacterium genomic window:
- a CDS encoding 4Fe-4S dicluster domain-containing protein, whose product MPDPRTDAITCGDTEDDAKVDPVTLSRRDFLTAVGMAAAGFLAGCSPEVREAYLQKHFLELSPPEVEARLGRLHADYAKRFGTQVQVSALPAQPGVVFGYALDLSRCIGCRRCVYACVKENNQSRNPQIQWIRVLEMEKKKGIDFEAANPYYNPEQVPDPEHFYLPVACQQCRTPQCTRVCPVGATWQEPDGIVVIDYDWCIGCRCCMSACPYGARHFNWGEPEVPAAELNPNMHVLGNRPRPRGVVEKCTFCIQRVRAGRYPACVEICPVGARKFGNLLDPESEIARILREKRVFVLKAELKTEPKFYYFYGI is encoded by the coding sequence ATGCCGGACCCGCGCACTGACGCGATCACCTGTGGTGATACCGAGGACGACGCCAAGGTCGACCCGGTCACCCTCAGCCGGCGTGACTTCCTTACGGCGGTAGGCATGGCGGCGGCCGGCTTCCTAGCCGGCTGCTCACCCGAAGTGCGCGAGGCCTACCTGCAGAAGCATTTCCTCGAGCTGTCGCCGCCGGAAGTCGAGGCGCGCCTCGGTAGGTTGCACGCCGACTACGCCAAGCGCTTCGGCACACAGGTGCAGGTCTCGGCTCTCCCGGCGCAGCCGGGCGTGGTCTTCGGATATGCCCTCGATCTCTCGCGCTGTATTGGCTGCCGGCGTTGCGTTTACGCCTGCGTCAAAGAAAACAACCAGTCGCGCAATCCCCAGATCCAGTGGATCCGCGTGCTCGAAATGGAGAAGAAGAAGGGCATCGATTTCGAGGCGGCGAACCCGTACTACAACCCCGAGCAAGTGCCCGACCCCGAGCACTTCTACTTGCCGGTGGCCTGCCAGCAGTGCCGCACGCCGCAGTGCACACGGGTCTGCCCGGTCGGCGCCACCTGGCAGGAGCCCGACGGCATCGTGGTCATCGACTACGACTGGTGCATCGGCTGCCGCTGTTGCATGTCGGCCTGCCCGTACGGCGCGCGCCATTTCAACTGGGGCGAGCCGGAGGTGCCGGCCGCCGAGTTGAATCCGAACATGCACGTGCTCGGCAACCGGCCGCGTCCGCGCGGCGTGGTCGAGAAGTGCACGTTCTGCATCCAGCGCGTGCGCGCCGGCCGCTACCCCGCCTGCGTCGAGATCTGCCCCGTCGGCGCCCGCAAGTTCGGCAACCTGCTTGATCCCGAGAGCGAGATCGCGCGCATCCTGCGCGAGAAGCGCGTCTTCGTGCTCAAGGCCGAACTCAAGACCGAGCCCAAGTTCTATTACTTCTACGGCATCTAG
- a CDS encoding c-type cytochrome — translation MANAKGLALAYTSSKGLLQAAAVVIGTLGLLACVLPKPGRAGEIEPPNQPLIEGRPLFESKGCVRCHRLWGEGNAAVAGPDLGREGPWRDALQLAGSLWNHTPATIEALRQRQGEPVLCSPEEMGKLVAYLFSVRFVGELGDAERGKQLFRQRSCARCHQFRGRGGNVGPRLDELKDYASAAFMAQALWNHGPEMAVKMTELKLVRPRLEDGDVNDIVALIRGELRAATALDLAYTQAGNPRAGQKLFREKGCIKCHAVAGVGGAVGPDLGKRTARRAGGLAAAFWNHGPAMWAKMKELGLPVPKLAEPEMADLLAYLYFIQYTDESGDPSTGAVLFREKSCAQCHSAGAEGSQTGPDLAAAKALRSPLHWAAAMWNHAAASTKTAAQLPSPWPRFDNDEMRHLAAFLRSPGRSK, via the coding sequence ATGGCAAATGCCAAGGGTTTGGCTCTCGCTTACACCAGTAGCAAGGGGTTACTGCAGGCCGCAGCTGTAGTGATCGGCACGCTCGGTCTGCTCGCTTGCGTGCTGCCGAAGCCGGGACGAGCGGGCGAGATCGAGCCGCCCAATCAACCGCTGATCGAAGGCCGGCCGCTATTCGAGAGCAAAGGCTGCGTTCGCTGCCACCGCCTCTGGGGCGAGGGCAACGCCGCGGTAGCCGGCCCCGACCTTGGACGCGAAGGCCCTTGGCGCGACGCCCTGCAGTTGGCCGGCAGTCTGTGGAATCACACACCGGCAACGATCGAGGCGCTGCGACAGCGCCAGGGCGAGCCGGTTCTGTGTTCACCCGAGGAGATGGGCAAGCTGGTGGCTTACCTGTTCTCCGTCAGGTTTGTCGGCGAGCTGGGCGATGCCGAGCGAGGGAAGCAGCTTTTCCGGCAACGCTCGTGCGCCCGCTGCCACCAGTTTCGCGGCCGTGGCGGCAACGTCGGCCCGCGACTCGACGAGTTGAAGGATTACGCGTCGGCTGCCTTCATGGCCCAGGCGCTGTGGAACCACGGTCCGGAGATGGCGGTCAAGATGACCGAGCTGAAGCTCGTGCGGCCCCGTCTCGAGGACGGCGATGTAAACGATATCGTCGCCCTCATCCGCGGCGAGCTGCGCGCGGCGACGGCCCTGGATCTCGCTTACACGCAGGCGGGAAACCCGCGCGCGGGTCAGAAGCTGTTCCGCGAGAAGGGCTGCATTAAGTGCCACGCGGTAGCCGGCGTGGGTGGCGCCGTGGGCCCCGACCTCGGCAAGCGAACCGCACGGCGTGCCGGAGGCCTGGCGGCGGCCTTTTGGAATCACGGTCCAGCCATGTGGGCGAAGATGAAAGAGTTGGGCCTGCCGGTACCCAAACTCGCGGAACCCGAGATGGCGGACCTTCTCGCCTACCTTTACTTCATCCAGTACACGGACGAGAGCGGCGACCCGAGCACGGGGGCGGTGCTGTTTCGGGAGAAGTCGTGCGCGCAGTGCCACAGTGCCGGCGCTGAGGGGTCGCAGACCGGGCCGGATCTCGCCGCTGCCAAAGCGCTGCGTTCGCCGCTGCATTGGGCCGCCGCCATGTGGAACCACGCTGCCGCCAGCACCAAGACGGCGGCGCAGCTGCCGTCGCCATGGCCGCGTTTCGATAATGACGAGATGCGCCACCTGGCCGCGTTCCTGCGATCGCCCGGCCGGAGCAAATGA
- a CDS encoding sigma-54-dependent Fis family transcriptional regulator, producing the protein MPKAKVLVIDDESMIRWSVEQTLRAADYEVASAESAAEGTALFRELAPDVVFLDLRLPDGDGLTVLKSLKDEAGSEVAVIIMTAFGEIRTAVEATRLGAYDYLKKPFDFNELEVIVEKALETISLRREVGELRQERKKAYSWENIIGKSERMRQVLGLVEKVAQSDAATVLLRGENGTGKDLFARAIHYCSRRADGPFLDISCTAMPETLFESELFGYEKGAFTDAKATKRGLLELASGGTLFLDEVGDMPLVSQAKFLKFIESKQFKRLGGTVDHHVDIRIVAATNADLESAVREGRFREDLYYRLKVIPIVLPPLRERRDDIPALLHHYMAKYNAEFRKSFRKISAEALKLLVAYPWPGNVRELRNLLERILILERGDTILPEHLPPEITTPGALAGASVLPPGSDPASAAAVWPTSNTYRLPPAGISLEEVEKEFVRQSLEIAEGNQTRAAQLLGISRDALRYRMQKFGFSS; encoded by the coding sequence ATGCCCAAGGCCAAGGTGCTCGTCATCGACGACGAATCGATGATCCGGTGGTCCGTTGAGCAAACGTTGCGGGCCGCCGATTACGAGGTCGCCAGCGCCGAAAGCGCCGCCGAGGGTACGGCGCTGTTTCGCGAGCTCGCACCCGACGTGGTGTTCCTCGATCTGCGGCTGCCCGACGGTGACGGTCTCACCGTGCTCAAGAGCCTGAAGGACGAAGCCGGATCGGAAGTGGCGGTCATCATCATGACCGCTTTCGGCGAGATTCGTACGGCCGTCGAGGCCACCCGCTTGGGGGCGTACGACTACCTGAAGAAACCGTTCGACTTCAACGAGCTCGAAGTCATCGTCGAGAAGGCGCTGGAAACCATTAGCCTGCGCCGCGAGGTCGGCGAGCTGCGTCAGGAACGCAAGAAGGCGTACAGCTGGGAGAATATCATCGGCAAATCAGAAAGAATGCGCCAGGTCTTGGGGCTGGTGGAGAAGGTCGCTCAGAGCGATGCCGCCACGGTCCTGTTGCGCGGAGAGAACGGTACCGGCAAGGACCTCTTCGCCCGCGCCATCCATTACTGCAGCCGCCGGGCCGACGGCCCGTTCTTAGATATCTCCTGCACTGCCATGCCCGAGACCCTCTTCGAGAGCGAGCTGTTCGGCTACGAAAAAGGGGCGTTCACCGACGCCAAGGCCACCAAGCGCGGCCTGCTGGAGTTGGCCAGCGGCGGCACGCTGTTCTTGGACGAGGTCGGCGATATGCCCCTGGTTTCACAGGCCAAGTTCCTCAAGTTCATCGAGAGCAAGCAGTTCAAGCGCCTCGGCGGTACCGTTGACCACCACGTGGACATCCGCATCGTGGCCGCCACCAACGCTGACCTGGAGAGCGCCGTGCGCGAAGGTCGCTTCCGCGAAGACCTCTACTATCGCTTGAAAGTAATCCCCATCGTCTTGCCGCCCCTGCGCGAGCGGCGCGACGATATCCCGGCGCTGCTCCACCACTACATGGCCAAGTACAACGCCGAGTTCCGCAAGAGCTTCCGCAAGATTTCGGCCGAGGCGCTCAAGCTGTTGGTGGCCTACCCCTGGCCCGGCAACGTGCGTGAGCTGCGCAACCTGCTGGAGCGTATCTTGATCCTCGAAAGGGGCGACACCATTCTGCCTGAGCATCTGCCGCCCGAGATCACCACGCCGGGCGCACTCGCCGGCGCATCGGTACTCCCCCCGGGTAGTGACCCGGCAAGCGCAGCGGCGGTGTGGCCCACCAGCAACACCTATCGGCTGCCGCCCGCAGGGATCTCGCTGGAGGAGGTAGAAAAGGAATTTGTTAGGCAGTCACTGGAGATAGCCGAGGGCAATCAGACGCGGGCGGCCCAGCTTCTCGGGATCAGCAGAGATGCGTTGCGCTATCGGATGCAGAAGTTCGGATTCAGCAGCTGA